One Elephas maximus indicus isolate mEleMax1 chromosome X, mEleMax1 primary haplotype, whole genome shotgun sequence DNA segment encodes these proteins:
- the LOC126069085 gene encoding small integral membrane protein 10-like protein 2A, with protein sequence MAAAVLSGLAAWLSRSAAIRAIYGAFCKRLTRTLLTLFNLAWRTRVHFPNVLIVVGLILNVCMQV encoded by the exons ATGGCGGCGGCGGTTCTGTCCGGCCTGGCGGCGTGGCTGTCGCGCTCGGCCGCGATCCGCGCCATCTACGGCGCCTTCTGCAAGCGGCTGACTCGCACGCTGCTCACCCTCTTCAACCTGGCCTGGCGGACGCGCGTGCACTTCCCCAACGTCTTAATCGTGGTCGGCTTGATACTCAACGTGTGCATGCAG gtataa